In the genome of Caulobacter flavus, the window TCGGTCGTGCGGTAGCGTTCCGACACCTTAACGCCGTCGCTGATGCGGCGCATGTTCAGCTGGGTCACCGGGGTGCCCTTGCCGGGGTGGATGTTGTCGACGGTCAGGACGACATAGAGCTTGCCTTCCATGTCGACGACGGCGCCCTTGCGGAGCGAGCTGGCGGCTACCTTCACGTGAGAGTCCTCGAAGATCGGGCGACGGCGCGTTGACCGCGCGCGCGTATATTGCAGATGAATCCGTGTGCCCCTCTATAGCGAACGGGGCTAGATCGCCAGTCCTTCCGTCGTTTCGCTTCCTATCGAGGCCCTCCGTGTCAGCCCCCTCTCCTTCTCCCTGGTGGAGCCGCGGCAAGCACCAGGACCGCCGGCCCTTCCTGCTGGCCCGCAACAGGATCACTGCGGCGGTGCGCGACTGGTTCGCACAGCGCGACTTCCTGGAGATCGACGCGGCGGCCCTGCAGGTCTCGCCGGGCAACGAGGCCCACCTGCACGCCTTCTCGACGCAAGCGATCAGCCTGTCGGGCCAGCGCGCCGAGCTGCACCTGCACACCTCGCCCGAATTCGCCTGCAAGAAGCTTTTGGCGGCCGGCGAGGAGCGGATCTTCAGCCTGGGCAAGGTATGGCGCAACCGCGAGCGCGGCCCCCTGCACCATCCGGAATTCACGATGCTGGAGTGGTACCGGGTCGGCGAGCCCTACGAGACCCTGATGGACGACTGCGCGGCCCTGACGGCCCTGGCGGCGCGGACGGCGGGGACGGAGCGGTTCAGTTTCCGGGGCCTGGAGTGCGATCCCTTCGCCGCGCCCGAGCGGCTGACGGTGGCCGACGCCTTCATGCGCCACGCCGGCGTCGACCTGCTGGCCAGCCTGGGCGAAGG includes:
- the epmA gene encoding EF-P lysine aminoacylase EpmA, yielding MSAPSPSPWWSRGKHQDRRPFLLARNRITAAVRDWFAQRDFLEIDAAALQVSPGNEAHLHAFSTQAISLSGQRAELHLHTSPEFACKKLLAAGEERIFSLGKVWRNRERGPLHHPEFTMLEWYRVGEPYETLMDDCAALTALAARTAGTERFSFRGLECDPFAAPERLTVADAFMRHAGVDLLASLGEGGATDRDALAASASAAGIRVSADDTWADVFSRVIVEKVEPELGVGRATVLCEYPTAEAALARPKPSDPRVAERFELYACGVELANAFGELTDAAEQRRRFVAEMDEKQRVYGERYPIDEDFLAALKHMPPAAGSALGFDRLVLLATGARRIDEVLWVPVAEV